One genomic window of Azospirillum thermophilum includes the following:
- a CDS encoding ABC transporter ATP-binding protein: MDGGMIATTQALVRFAGVQKTYDGEHLVVKSLDLDIRKGEFLTLLGPSGSGKTTTLMMLAGFEIPTQGEIYLADRPIKNMPPHKRDIGMVFQNYALFPHLTIEENVAFPLSVRGVPKAEIRERVTKALRMIKLETLASRRPGQLSGGQQQRVALARALVFNPTLVLMDEPLGALDKRLREHMQLEIKHLHETMGITVVYVTHDQGEALTMSDRIAVFNDGIVQQIDRPAALYERPVNSFVANFIGENNVLNGTVENIEQEYCRVALDAGGSVVATAVNIAGAGARTSLSIRPERVTILAGPDAAGEGPNRLPAVIQDMIYLGDHTLAVLTAAGNDEFMVKLPAGAHAGLSHGEPVTITFRPEDCRALDPV, encoded by the coding sequence ATGGACGGTGGGATGATCGCGACGACGCAAGCTCTGGTTCGCTTCGCCGGGGTGCAGAAGACCTACGACGGCGAACATCTGGTGGTGAAGAGCCTGGACCTCGACATCCGCAAGGGCGAGTTCCTCACCCTTCTCGGCCCCTCCGGGTCCGGCAAGACCACCACGCTGATGATGCTGGCCGGCTTCGAGATCCCGACACAGGGCGAAATCTACCTTGCCGACCGTCCGATCAAGAACATGCCGCCGCACAAGCGCGACATCGGCATGGTCTTCCAGAACTACGCCCTGTTCCCCCACCTGACGATCGAGGAGAACGTCGCCTTCCCGCTGTCGGTGCGCGGCGTCCCGAAGGCGGAGATCAGGGAGCGCGTCACCAAGGCGCTGCGGATGATCAAGCTGGAGACCCTCGCCAGCCGCCGCCCCGGGCAGCTTTCCGGCGGCCAGCAGCAGCGCGTGGCGCTCGCCCGCGCCCTGGTGTTCAACCCGACGCTCGTGCTGATGGACGAGCCTCTCGGCGCGCTCGACAAGCGGCTGCGCGAGCATATGCAGCTCGAGATCAAGCACCTGCACGAGACGATGGGCATCACCGTCGTCTACGTCACCCACGACCAGGGCGAGGCGCTGACGATGTCCGACCGCATCGCGGTCTTCAACGACGGCATCGTCCAGCAGATCGACCGCCCGGCCGCCCTCTACGAACGTCCGGTCAACAGCTTCGTCGCCAATTTCATCGGCGAGAACAACGTCCTCAACGGGACCGTCGAAAATATTGAACAGGAATACTGCCGCGTCGCCCTGGATGCCGGGGGATCGGTGGTCGCCACCGCGGTCAACATCGCCGGGGCCGGCGCCCGCACCTCGCTGTCGATCCGGCCGGAGCGCGTCACCATCCTCGCCGGCCCGGATGCCGCGGGGGAGGGGCCGAACCGCCTGCCGGCCGTCATCCAGGACATGATCTATCTCGGCGACCACACGCTGGCCGTTCTGACCGCCGCCGGGAACGACGAGTTCATGGTCAAGCTGCCGGCCGGCGCCCATGCCGGGCTCTCCCACGGCGAGCCGGTGACCATCACCTTCCGCCCCGAGGATTGCCGGGCGCTGGATCCGGTCTGA
- a CDS encoding ABC transporter substrate-binding protein has translation MSKFRVALGFVATFTAISALAPAASARDLTVVSWGGAYQEAQKKVYFEPFKATGTAMNDESWDGGIGVLRAKVQGGNATWDVVQVESEELALGCEEGLFEKINYSRIGGEGQYLPATVNPCGVGAIVYDFVLGYDKDKLKEAPKSWADFFDTKKFPGKRGLRQGAKTTLEIALMADGVAPADVYKVLATDAGVERAFKKLDTIKNDIVWWKAGAQPPQLLASGEVAMTSVYNGRIDAANKTEKKNFGMVWNGALFTIDSWVILKGSPNAEAAYKFLDFVGKAENQAKLSENIAYGTSNKNAPAKIAPAILADLPTAPANMKNAVEIDTNFWLENIDRLTERFNKWAAK, from the coding sequence ATGTCGAAGTTCAGGGTGGCTCTCGGTTTCGTGGCAACCTTCACCGCCATCAGCGCTCTGGCCCCGGCCGCCAGCGCCCGCGACCTGACCGTCGTGTCGTGGGGCGGCGCCTATCAGGAGGCGCAGAAGAAGGTCTATTTCGAGCCGTTCAAGGCGACCGGCACGGCGATGAACGACGAATCGTGGGACGGCGGCATCGGCGTCCTGCGCGCCAAGGTGCAGGGCGGCAACGCCACCTGGGACGTGGTCCAGGTCGAGAGCGAGGAGCTGGCGCTCGGCTGCGAGGAAGGGCTGTTCGAGAAGATCAACTACTCCCGCATCGGCGGCGAGGGCCAGTATCTCCCGGCGACGGTCAACCCCTGCGGCGTCGGCGCCATCGTCTATGACTTCGTGCTCGGCTACGACAAGGACAAGCTGAAGGAGGCGCCGAAGAGCTGGGCCGACTTCTTCGACACCAAGAAGTTCCCCGGCAAGCGCGGCCTGCGCCAGGGCGCCAAGACCACGCTGGAGATCGCGCTGATGGCCGACGGCGTCGCCCCGGCCGACGTCTACAAGGTGCTGGCGACCGACGCCGGCGTCGAGCGCGCCTTCAAGAAGCTCGACACCATCAAGAACGACATCGTCTGGTGGAAGGCCGGCGCCCAGCCGCCGCAGCTCCTCGCCTCGGGCGAGGTGGCGATGACCTCGGTCTACAACGGCCGCATCGACGCCGCCAACAAGACCGAGAAGAAGAACTTCGGCATGGTGTGGAACGGCGCGCTGTTCACCATCGACAGCTGGGTGATCCTGAAGGGCAGCCCGAACGCCGAGGCCGCCTACAAGTTCCTCGACTTCGTCGGCAAGGCGGAGAACCAGGCCAAGCTGTCCGAGAACATCGCCTACGGCACCTCCAACAAGAACGCCCCGGCGAAGATCGCCCCGGCGATCCTGGCGGACCTGCCGACCGCTCCGGCCAACATGAAGAACGCGGTGGAGATCGACACCAACTTCTGGCTGGAGAACATCGACCGTCTGACCGAGCGCTTCAACAAGTGGGCGGCCAAGTAA
- a CDS encoding ABC transporter permease: protein MTAAFVAGADVPLKRRLKRAERARQLRALGLVLPLLLFLLLTFLGPIAGMLWRSVDDWEVPQVLPKTVEALAGWDGRDLPGEAAFAALAADLQVARASGTTAIAAKRLNYSVNGFRTILTSTARNLKTMPEPGQARASLVAVNPAWGERSTWVAIKGASGPVTGFYLLAALDLTRNLDGAIVAAPEDQAIYRDVFARTFTIGLGVTALCLLLGFPVAYLLATLPTGQSNLLMIFVLLPFWTSLLVRTCAWIVLLQSEGIVNGVMQWLGIIDAPLRLIYNRFGVYMAMTHVLLPFMILPLYSVMRSISPAYMRAAASLGAPPAVAFLRIYLPQTLPGIGAGSLLVFILAIGYYITPALVGGAADQMISAFIAFYTTETVNWGLASALGTVLLFATLILAVVYGKLVHGRQNTGGLKN, encoded by the coding sequence ATGACCGCCGCGTTCGTCGCCGGCGCCGACGTGCCGTTGAAGCGTCGCCTGAAACGGGCCGAACGGGCCCGGCAGCTGCGCGCGCTCGGCCTCGTGCTGCCGCTCCTGCTCTTCCTGCTGCTCACCTTCCTCGGCCCGATCGCCGGCATGCTCTGGCGCTCGGTGGACGACTGGGAGGTGCCGCAGGTCCTGCCCAAGACCGTCGAGGCGCTGGCCGGCTGGGACGGCAGGGATCTGCCGGGCGAGGCCGCCTTCGCCGCGCTGGCCGCCGACCTGCAGGTCGCCCGCGCCTCCGGCACCACCGCCATCGCGGCCAAGCGGCTGAACTACAGCGTCAACGGCTTCCGCACCATCCTCACCTCCACGGCGCGCAACCTGAAGACCATGCCGGAGCCGGGGCAGGCGCGGGCCTCGCTGGTCGCCGTCAACCCGGCCTGGGGCGAGCGGTCGACCTGGGTGGCGATCAAGGGGGCGAGCGGGCCGGTCACCGGCTTCTACCTGCTGGCCGCCCTCGACCTGACGCGCAACCTGGACGGCGCCATCGTCGCCGCCCCGGAGGACCAGGCGATCTACCGCGACGTCTTCGCCCGCACCTTCACCATCGGCCTCGGCGTCACCGCGCTGTGCCTGCTGCTGGGCTTTCCGGTCGCCTATCTGCTGGCCACCCTGCCCACCGGCCAGTCGAACCTGCTGATGATCTTCGTCCTGCTGCCCTTCTGGACGTCGCTGCTGGTGCGCACCTGCGCCTGGATCGTGCTGCTGCAGAGCGAGGGCATCGTGAACGGCGTCATGCAGTGGCTGGGCATCATCGATGCGCCGCTGCGGCTGATCTACAACCGGTTCGGCGTCTACATGGCGATGACCCATGTGCTGCTGCCCTTCATGATCCTGCCGCTCTACAGCGTCATGCGGTCGATCTCCCCGGCCTACATGCGGGCCGCCGCCTCGCTCGGCGCGCCGCCGGCGGTCGCCTTCCTGCGGATCTACCTGCCGCAGACCCTGCCGGGGATCGGCGCCGGCAGCCTGCTCGTCTTCATCCTGGCCATCGGCTACTACATCACCCCGGCGCTGGTCGGCGGTGCGGCCGACCAGATGATCAGCGCCTTCATCGCCTTCTACACCACGGAAACGGTCAACTGGGGCCTGGCGTCGGCGCTGGGAACGGTCCTGCTGTTCGCCACGCTGATCCTGGCGGTCGTCTACGGCAAGCTGGTCCACGGCCGGCAGAACACCGGAGGGCTCAAGAATTGA
- a CDS encoding ABC transporter permease has product MSDNHAPRTLSQRAAWSTTVVAATLVFIFLMAPILAIVPLSFSSGAYLTYPLPGLSLRWYEDFLTSPRWMMSLKNSVIIGVSSTILSMILGTLAALGLAQWKSRWKSLVLAVVLSPMVVPVVITAVGVYFFFAPLGLTGNYAGLILAHTALSTPFVVITVSATLQGFDMTLARAAASLGAPPLLAFRKVILPLILPGMASGALFAFATSFDEVVTVLFLAGPEQRTLPREMFSGIRENISPTITAVAVILTVISVILLSVVEALRRRNERLKGAA; this is encoded by the coding sequence TTGAGCGACAACCACGCACCCCGCACCCTCAGCCAGCGCGCCGCCTGGAGCACCACGGTCGTCGCCGCCACCCTGGTCTTCATCTTCCTGATGGCGCCCATCCTGGCGATCGTGCCGTTGTCCTTCAGCTCCGGCGCCTACCTGACCTATCCGCTGCCGGGCCTGTCGCTGCGCTGGTACGAGGATTTCCTCACCTCGCCGCGCTGGATGATGTCGCTGAAGAACAGCGTCATCATCGGCGTGTCCTCCACCATCCTGTCGATGATCCTCGGCACGCTGGCCGCCCTCGGGCTCGCCCAGTGGAAGAGCCGGTGGAAGTCGCTGGTGCTGGCCGTGGTGCTGTCGCCCATGGTCGTGCCGGTGGTCATCACCGCGGTCGGCGTCTACTTCTTCTTCGCCCCGCTCGGGCTGACCGGCAACTATGCCGGCCTGATCCTGGCCCACACGGCGCTGTCCACCCCCTTCGTGGTCATCACCGTGTCGGCCACCCTGCAGGGCTTCGACATGACGCTGGCCCGCGCCGCCGCCTCGCTCGGCGCGCCGCCGCTGCTGGCCTTCCGCAAGGTGATCCTGCCGCTGATCCTGCCGGGCATGGCGTCGGGCGCGCTCTTCGCCTTCGCGACCAGCTTCGACGAGGTGGTGACCGTGCTGTTCCTCGCCGGGCCGGAGCAGCGCACCCTGCCGCGCGAGATGTTCAGCGGCATCCGCGAGAACATCAGCCCGACCATCACGGCGGTCGCGGTGATCCTCACCGTGATCTCGGTCATCCTTCTGTCGGTCGTCGAGGCGCTGCGCCGCCGCAACGAGCGGCTGAAGGGCGCCGCCTGA
- a CDS encoding methyl-accepting chemotaxis protein, with translation MRFPTLSIRSRIIGAAACMMLFVCGFGAFTLDRLETLNGAAETIRGSSLTGAQVAGQLLAAAQNYRIAEAAYALSTNAMQVGQVEAGHAAVAGAVQTLRDQAGPLFGSGRMADRLAAFDAAWTEYRQVSDRVRSLAREGNSQSAASVFKRPSAVAFVRVQESLSALVDSAVTEAGEIADHGAAVYRQARSLVLLALALCALGAVASGVLMVRGISRPILRVAGALERLAARDTTVTFDDGGRRDEIGRMAAAARVFRESMLETDRLQAEQERLKAAAAEERRRELDRLAGSFEATVMALVETLASSTAGMAAAAGTMASSASETAEHADAVSAAAQMASASADSVAGATVELSASFAEIGRLVSDSASIARAASGDAERGSQVMGGLAAAAQEIGKVVELISGIASQTNLLALNATIEAARAGEAGKGFAVVAGEVKQLAAQTGKATDEIQARIAEIQSASGTAVAAITAVTRTIARINEISAQISAAVGQQSAAVDEIASSITHTAAGTRDVSTNIAAVTDAAAAARQASVTMVRSAESVSGEASRMRREVSGFLDALRAA, from the coding sequence ATGCGTTTCCCGACCTTGTCGATCCGCAGCAGGATCATCGGCGCCGCCGCCTGCATGATGCTGTTCGTCTGCGGCTTCGGCGCCTTCACGCTCGACCGGCTGGAGACGCTGAACGGCGCCGCCGAGACGATCCGCGGCAGCTCGCTCACCGGCGCGCAGGTGGCGGGCCAGCTCCTCGCCGCGGCGCAGAACTACCGCATCGCCGAGGCGGCCTACGCCCTGTCGACCAACGCCATGCAGGTCGGGCAGGTGGAGGCCGGCCACGCGGCGGTCGCCGGCGCCGTCCAGACGCTGCGCGATCAGGCCGGGCCGCTGTTCGGCAGCGGCCGGATGGCGGACCGGCTGGCGGCCTTCGACGCCGCCTGGACCGAGTACCGGCAGGTCAGCGACCGGGTGCGTAGTCTGGCGCGCGAGGGCAACAGCCAGTCGGCGGCCAGCGTCTTCAAGCGGCCGAGCGCCGTCGCCTTCGTCCGCGTGCAGGAGAGCCTGTCGGCCCTGGTGGACAGCGCGGTGACCGAGGCCGGCGAGATCGCCGACCACGGGGCCGCCGTCTACCGGCAGGCCCGCAGCCTCGTGCTGCTGGCGCTGGCGCTCTGCGCGCTGGGGGCGGTGGCGAGCGGCGTGCTGATGGTCCGCGGCATCTCCCGCCCGATCCTGCGGGTGGCCGGCGCGCTGGAACGGCTGGCCGCCCGCGACACCACGGTGACCTTCGACGACGGCGGGCGCCGGGACGAGATCGGCCGCATGGCCGCCGCCGCCCGCGTCTTCCGCGAGAGCATGCTGGAGACCGACCGGCTGCAGGCCGAGCAGGAGCGGCTGAAGGCCGCCGCCGCCGAGGAGCGGCGCCGGGAGCTCGACCGGCTCGCCGGCTCCTTCGAGGCGACGGTGATGGCGCTGGTGGAGACGCTCGCCTCCTCCACCGCCGGCATGGCCGCCGCCGCCGGCACCATGGCGTCCAGTGCGTCGGAGACGGCCGAGCATGCCGACGCGGTGTCCGCCGCGGCACAGATGGCCTCCGCCAGCGCCGACAGCGTCGCCGGCGCCACGGTGGAACTGTCCGCCTCCTTCGCCGAGATCGGCCGGCTGGTCTCCGACTCCGCCAGCATCGCCCGGGCCGCCAGCGGCGACGCCGAGCGCGGCAGCCAGGTGATGGGCGGCCTCGCCGCCGCGGCGCAGGAGATCGGCAAGGTGGTGGAGCTGATTTCCGGCATCGCCAGCCAGACCAACCTGCTGGCGCTGAACGCCACCATCGAGGCGGCGCGGGCAGGGGAGGCGGGCAAGGGCTTCGCCGTGGTCGCGGGCGAGGTCAAGCAGCTCGCCGCCCAGACCGGCAAGGCGACCGACGAGATCCAGGCGCGCATCGCCGAGATCCAGTCGGCCTCCGGCACGGCGGTCGCGGCGATCACCGCGGTCACCCGCACCATCGCCCGCATCAACGAGATTTCCGCCCAGATCTCCGCCGCCGTCGGCCAGCAGAGCGCCGCGGTGGACGAGATCGCCTCCAGCATCACCCACACGGCGGCCGGGACGCGCGACGTCTCGACCAACATCGCGGCGGTGACCGACGCGGCGGCGGCGGCGCGGCAGGCCTCGGTGACGATGGTGCGGTCGGCCGAATCGGTGTCCGGCGAGGCGTCGCGCATGCGGCGCGAGGTGTCGGGTTTCCTCGACGCCCTGCGGGCGGCCTGA
- a CDS encoding cupin domain-containing protein — MDFDVGSRLKQVREQHGLSQRALAQRAGVTNGTISLIEQNRCSPSVSSLRKVLQGIPMSLAEFFASDDLPPPEQIFFKSGDLIELADELKGTVGQVSFRQVGDLRGRNLQVLHERYAPGADTGRTMLQHESEEGGIVVRGRIELTVGDRKEILGPGDAYLFDSRIPHRFRNIGDEECELISACTPPYL, encoded by the coding sequence ATGGATTTCGACGTCGGGTCGCGGCTGAAGCAGGTGCGTGAACAACATGGTCTGTCCCAGCGGGCGCTGGCGCAGCGGGCCGGGGTGACGAACGGCACGATCTCGCTGATCGAGCAGAACCGCTGCAGCCCGTCGGTCTCCTCCCTGCGCAAGGTCCTGCAGGGCATCCCGATGAGCCTTGCGGAGTTCTTCGCCTCCGACGACCTGCCGCCGCCCGAGCAGATCTTCTTCAAGAGCGGCGACCTGATCGAGCTGGCTGACGAGCTGAAGGGCACCGTCGGCCAGGTCTCCTTCCGTCAGGTCGGCGACCTGCGCGGCCGCAACCTGCAGGTCCTGCACGAGCGCTACGCCCCCGGCGCCGACACCGGCCGCACCATGCTGCAGCACGAATCGGAGGAGGGCGGCATCGTCGTCCGCGGCCGGATCGAGCTGACGGTGGGCGACCGCAAGGAGATCCTGGGCCCGGGCGACGCCTATCTCTTCGACAGCCGCATCCCCCACAGGTTCCGCAACATCGGCGACGAGGAGTGCGAGCTGATCAGCGCCTGCACCCCGCCCTATCTGTAA
- a CDS encoding NAD-dependent succinate-semialdehyde dehydrogenase, producing the protein MLSLNDQSLLQTNGYVNGAWRGAASGRSFPVTNPATGAVIATVADMGAEETREAIRAAADALPAWRGRTAKERAAILRRWFELILANQEDLAQLMTAEQGKPLTESRGEVVYGASFIEWFAEEAKRVYGDVIPSFAANKRLVVLKEPIGVVAAITPWNFPLAMITRKVAPAIAAGCTVVVKPAEDTPLTALALAELAGRAGVPAGVLNIVMGSDPVAIGGELTGSPIVRKVSFTGSTEVGKILMRQSADTVKKVSLELGGNAPFIVFDDADLDAAVQGALASKYRNAGQTCVCANRLLVQASVYEAFTAKLVEAVSRFKVGNGAEAGVTQGPLINPQAVEKVEELLGDAVAKGARVVLGGKRHELGGTFFEPTVVTGLTPEMRVSREEIFGPVAPLFKFETEDDAVRMANDTEYGLAAYFYSRDIGRVWRVAEKLEYGIVGINEGIISTEVAPFGGMKESGIGREGSKYGIEDFLEIKYLCVGLGA; encoded by the coding sequence ATGTTGTCGCTCAACGATCAGAGCCTTCTCCAGACCAACGGATACGTGAACGGAGCATGGCGCGGGGCTGCCTCCGGTCGCAGCTTCCCGGTGACCAACCCGGCCACCGGCGCCGTGATCGCCACGGTCGCCGACATGGGCGCCGAGGAAACGCGCGAGGCCATCCGGGCCGCCGCCGACGCCCTGCCGGCCTGGCGCGGCAGGACCGCCAAGGAGCGGGCGGCCATCCTGCGCCGCTGGTTCGAGCTGATCCTGGCGAACCAGGAGGATCTGGCCCAGCTCATGACGGCGGAGCAGGGCAAGCCCCTGACCGAGTCCCGCGGCGAGGTGGTCTACGGCGCCTCCTTCATCGAGTGGTTCGCGGAGGAGGCCAAGCGCGTCTACGGCGACGTGATCCCCAGCTTCGCGGCGAACAAGCGGCTCGTCGTGCTGAAGGAGCCGATCGGCGTCGTCGCGGCGATCACGCCCTGGAACTTCCCGCTCGCCATGATCACCCGCAAGGTGGCCCCGGCGATCGCCGCGGGCTGCACCGTCGTGGTGAAGCCGGCCGAGGACACGCCGCTGACCGCGCTGGCGCTGGCCGAGCTGGCCGGGCGCGCCGGCGTCCCGGCGGGCGTCCTCAACATCGTCATGGGCTCCGACCCCGTCGCCATCGGCGGCGAGCTGACCGGCAGCCCGATCGTCCGCAAGGTCAGCTTCACCGGCTCGACCGAGGTCGGCAAGATCCTGATGCGCCAGTCGGCCGACACGGTGAAGAAGGTGTCGCTGGAGCTCGGCGGCAACGCGCCCTTCATCGTGTTCGACGACGCCGACCTCGACGCGGCGGTGCAGGGGGCGCTGGCCTCCAAGTACCGCAACGCCGGCCAGACCTGCGTGTGCGCCAACCGGCTGCTCGTCCAGGCCAGCGTCTACGAGGCCTTCACCGCCAAGCTGGTCGAGGCGGTCAGCCGGTTCAAGGTCGGCAACGGCGCCGAGGCCGGCGTGACCCAGGGTCCGCTGATCAATCCGCAGGCGGTGGAGAAGGTGGAGGAGCTGCTGGGCGACGCGGTCGCCAAGGGCGCCCGGGTGGTGCTCGGCGGCAAGCGCCATGAACTCGGCGGCACCTTCTTCGAGCCGACGGTGGTCACCGGCCTGACGCCGGAGATGCGGGTGTCGCGCGAGGAGATCTTCGGCCCGGTCGCCCCGCTCTTCAAGTTCGAGACGGAGGACGACGCCGTCCGCATGGCCAACGACACCGAATACGGCCTCGCCGCCTACTTCTACAGCCGCGACATCGGCCGTGTCTGGCGCGTGGCGGAGAAGCTGGAATACGGCATCGTCGGCATCAACGAGGGCATCATCTCGACCGAGGTGGCGCCGTTCGGCGGCATGAAGGAGTCGGGCATCGGCCGCGAGGGCTCGAAGTACGGCATCGAGGATTTCCTGGAAATCAAATATCTCTGCGTCGGCCTCGGCGCCTGA
- the gabT gene encoding 4-aminobutyrate--2-oxoglutarate transaminase: MSNQSFVARREAAVSRGISAGLPIYIDRAENAEMWDVEGRRFIDFAGGIAVLNTGHRHPKVMEAVKAQLDRFTHTCAMVTPYDSFVELAEKLNALVPGPTPKKTAFFTTGAEAVENAVKIARAATGRPAVVAFSGAFHGRTLLGMALTGKVVPYKVGFGPFPAEVYHVPFPNPYRDISVADSLKALDTLFKSDVDPARVAAIIVEPVQGEGGFNIASPEFLQKLRALCDQHGIVFVVDEIQTGFARTGKMFAFEHAGIEPDLVTMAKSLAGGFPLSAVTGKAALMDAPVPGGLGGTYAGSPLATTAALAVIEAIEEEKLVERAQALGERIAGRFRSMAQRNSLSVIGDVRNLGAMVAMELVKDRDSKEPAADLTKALVAKAAEKGLILLSCGTYANVIRILVPLTASDAVVDEGLDIIERSLEELVGA; the protein is encoded by the coding sequence ATGAGCAACCAGTCGTTCGTTGCACGGCGCGAGGCCGCCGTGTCCCGGGGCATCTCCGCCGGCCTGCCGATCTACATCGACCGCGCCGAGAACGCCGAGATGTGGGACGTCGAGGGCCGCCGCTTCATCGATTTCGCCGGCGGCATCGCCGTGCTGAACACCGGCCATCGCCACCCCAAGGTGATGGAGGCGGTGAAGGCCCAGCTCGACCGCTTCACCCACACCTGCGCGATGGTCACCCCCTACGACTCCTTCGTGGAGCTGGCGGAGAAGCTGAACGCGCTGGTGCCCGGCCCGACCCCGAAGAAGACCGCCTTCTTCACCACCGGCGCCGAGGCGGTCGAGAACGCGGTGAAGATCGCCCGCGCCGCCACCGGCCGGCCGGCGGTGGTCGCCTTCTCCGGCGCCTTCCACGGCCGCACGCTGCTCGGCATGGCGCTGACCGGCAAGGTGGTGCCCTACAAGGTCGGCTTCGGTCCCTTCCCGGCCGAGGTCTACCATGTGCCGTTCCCCAACCCCTACCGCGACATCTCCGTCGCCGACAGCCTGAAGGCGCTCGACACCCTCTTCAAGTCGGATGTCGATCCGGCCCGCGTCGCCGCCATCATCGTCGAGCCGGTGCAGGGCGAGGGCGGCTTCAACATCGCCTCGCCGGAGTTCCTGCAGAAGCTGCGGGCGCTGTGCGACCAGCACGGCATCGTCTTCGTCGTCGACGAGATCCAGACCGGCTTCGCCCGCACCGGCAAGATGTTCGCCTTCGAGCATGCCGGGATCGAGCCGGACCTCGTCACCATGGCGAAGAGCCTGGCCGGCGGCTTCCCGCTGTCGGCGGTCACCGGCAAGGCGGCCCTGATGGACGCGCCGGTTCCGGGCGGCCTCGGCGGCACCTATGCCGGCAGCCCGCTGGCGACCACCGCCGCCCTGGCCGTCATCGAGGCCATCGAGGAGGAGAAGCTGGTCGAGCGCGCCCAGGCGCTGGGCGAGCGCATCGCCGGCCGCTTCCGGTCGATGGCGCAGCGCAACAGCCTGTCGGTGATCGGCGACGTCCGCAACCTCGGCGCCATGGTCGCCATGGAGCTGGTGAAGGACCGCGACAGCAAGGAGCCGGCCGCCGACCTGACCAAGGCGCTGGTCGCCAAGGCGGCGGAAAAGGGCCTGATCCTGCTGTCCTGCGGCACCTACGCCAACGTCATCCGCATCCTGGTGCCGCTGACCGCGTCCGACGCGGTGGTGGACGAGGGGCTGGACATCATCGAACGGTCTCTTGAGGAGCTGGTCGGCGCGTAA
- a CDS encoding DMT family transporter produces MTASTATDSRLGILMMLLGMSLFTFNDALGKWLVAEYPVGMLVAVRSLFGTAILLPLIWREGLAAVFAVGRLKMHLLRVVCVTADIGCFYWAVRYLPLADVMTIYMSAPLIVTALSVLFLGEKVGWRRWAAVVVGFVGVVVVLNPTGTFDPLPSAMALLGAVIFSAGLIFTRVLRGAGTLSLVTYQTLGGLVLGGVTLPMAWVDPGWLDFLLLGLLGVTALAGHSAINRSLQLSPAAVVVPFQYVSIVWAVVLDLLVWGTMPTARIGLGAALIIGSGLFIFYREQRLNRSAATQASADLGAAD; encoded by the coding sequence ATGACCGCCTCCACCGCGACCGACAGCCGCCTCGGCATCCTCATGATGCTGCTGGGCATGTCCCTCTTCACCTTCAACGACGCGCTCGGCAAGTGGCTGGTCGCGGAGTACCCCGTGGGGATGCTGGTCGCGGTGCGCAGCCTGTTCGGCACTGCGATCCTCCTCCCGCTGATCTGGCGGGAGGGGCTGGCGGCGGTCTTCGCGGTGGGGCGTCTGAAGATGCACCTGCTGCGGGTCGTCTGCGTGACGGCGGATATCGGCTGCTTCTACTGGGCGGTCCGCTATCTGCCGCTCGCCGACGTGATGACGATCTACATGTCGGCGCCGCTGATCGTCACGGCGCTCTCGGTCCTCTTCCTCGGCGAGAAGGTCGGCTGGCGCCGCTGGGCGGCGGTGGTGGTCGGCTTCGTCGGGGTGGTCGTGGTGCTGAACCCGACCGGCACCTTCGACCCGCTGCCGTCGGCGATGGCGCTGCTCGGCGCGGTGATCTTCTCCGCCGGGCTGATCTTCACCCGCGTGCTGCGCGGGGCGGGCACCCTGTCGCTCGTCACCTACCAGACGCTGGGCGGCCTCGTGCTGGGCGGGGTGACGCTGCCGATGGCCTGGGTCGATCCCGGCTGGCTCGACTTCCTGCTCCTCGGCCTGCTCGGCGTCACCGCGCTGGCCGGCCATTCCGCCATCAACCGCTCGCTGCAGCTCAGCCCGGCCGCGGTGGTCGTTCCGTTCCAGTACGTCTCGATCGTCTGGGCGGTGGTGCTCGACCTGCTGGTCTGGGGGACGATGCCGACGGCGCGCATCGGGCTGGGCGCCGCGCTGATCATCGGCAGCGGCCTCTTCATCTTCTACCGCGAACAGCGTCTCAACCGTTCCGCGGCCACGCAGGCGAGCGCCGACCTGGGGGCCGCGGACTGA